One genomic region from Ursus arctos isolate Adak ecotype North America unplaced genomic scaffold, UrsArc2.0 scaffold_17, whole genome shotgun sequence encodes:
- the IER3IP1 gene encoding immediate early response 3-interacting protein 1 codes for MAFTLYSLLQAALLCVNAIAVLHEERFLKNIGWGADQGIGGFGEEPGIKSQLMNLIRSVRTVMRVPLIIINSVAIVLLLLFG; via the exons ATGGCCTTTACGTTGTATTCGCTGCTGCAGGCGGCCTTGCTCTGCGTCAATGCCATCGCCGTGCTACACGAAGAGCGCTTCCTCAAGAATA TTGGCTGGGGAGCAGACCAGGGAATTGGTGGATTCGGAGAGGAGCCAGGAATTAAATCTCAGCTAATGAATCTTATTCGATCTGTAAGAACTGTGATGAGAG tgcCATTGATAATAATAAACTCAGTTGCCAttgtattacttttattatttggGTGA